In Pleurodeles waltl isolate 20211129_DDA chromosome 5, aPleWal1.hap1.20221129, whole genome shotgun sequence, one genomic interval encodes:
- the LOC138297247 gene encoding uncharacterized protein, producing MKRYNPIARKAASSGALNTIGRYYRTLAPLTMDENAQQDVPATQDTDVTGFEEELCYRLEKLNLKAVSTQISPIKGPDSDSNASKDELSVASNFIDIEDVEECVAPPNSPIYEDMGDQEATESEAVIVQPSGVSSGTVSAPMDLCDSQDFRGASECDANMENVAEESEPLEGSTPKVNAVNFYCLCCSRQSGSVTSQNKEPRKKCVCTYTSRDFEKEAPGVPWATIWPVKGFAAAAVNACVKRDYYDLCYGHKINAPQQDAHECLYDAYTPRIIRHICSRIDPHRVYRLLRVVYGLSAVKKGVHSDMIKVLAAAVNEIRYAAEPCSKLDRMHGMCPHFDISMLERVIKRRMCDIYHKNRRMKSLAPRKLF from the exons atgaagagatacaatccgatcgcaagaaaagcagcctcctcaggggccctgaacactattggtagatattaccggaccctcgcccctcttacgatggatgagaatgcacaacaggatgtccctgccacccaagataccgatgttaccggttttgaagaggaactttgctaccggcttgaaaagctcaacctcaaggcagtgtcgacccagatatcccctattaaggggcccgacagcgacagcaatgcctcgaaagatgaattaagtgttgcatctaacttcatagacattgaagatgttgaagaatgtgtagcaccaccgaattcgcccatctatgaagacatgggcgaccaggaggccaccgagtcagaggccgttattgtacagccgtcaggtgtaagctccggcactgtttctgccccaatggacctctgcgactcccaggatttcagaggagcctctgagtgtgatgcgaatatggag aacgtagctgaagaaagtgagcctctagaagggtcaactccaaaggttaacgccgtaaatttttactgcttatgctgttccagacagtctggaagtgttacaagccagaacaaagagcctcgtaagaaatgtgtctgcacctacactagccgcgattttgaaaaggaagctccgggcgtaccctgggccaccatatggccagttaaaggttttgcagcggccgctgtgaacgcctgtgttaaacgggattattatgatctttgttacgggcataaaattaatgcgcCTCAACAGGATGCTCATGAAtgtttatacgatgcatacacaccaagaataattcgccacatttgtagtcggatagaccctcaccgggtatataggttgttaagggttgtgtatgggctgtcggctgtgaagaaaggtgtccacagtgatatgattaaggtcttggctgcggctgtcaatgagatccgatacgctgctgagccctgctcaaaactcgaccgcatgcatggtatgtgtccccactttgacataagtatgttagaacgggttataaaaagacgaatgtgtgacatttatcataaaaacagaagaatgaagtctctagccccacgaaagctgttttag